The genome window ACGCGCAACTCCAACCGCAGCCCGCAACAGAAACCACAGGGTCAAATCACAAGTCCGCCTGATGATAGGTGATTCTTGCTCGTTCCTGGAGCCTCAAAAAAATTTGGTCGCGCGCTCCGCGCGATAAGGGTAAAGAGCAAAAGAGCACAGGGCAACAGGGCTACAGTACGCAGGGTTACGGAGTCCGCGACAACCGAACGCCGAGGAGCGCGACGCGGAGGGCCGGGGCGTGGCCGTTGCGACGCGCCGAACGGCAGCCTCCGGGATAGGTGCTCCACGAGCCGCCACGCACCACCCGCAACTCACCCGACGCCGGGCCCGAAGGGTCCGTCACGGAGCCGCTCGCGTAGTCCCCAAACCAGTCCGAGCACCATTCCCAAACGTTCCCGTGCATGTCGTACAGACCCCACCGGTTCGCCTTGAAACTCCCCACTGGCGATACATTCCAGTACCCGTCGGAAAACGGGAAGCGGTATTTCAACTGGCCGCCATCCGGCAGCTTCGTCTCGTCCGCGCCGTTCAGGCAGCCACGGCCGTCCTCCATCCGGTCGCCCCACCAGAACTCCGTATCCGTACCGGCGCGGCACGCATACTCCCACTGCGCCTCCGTGGGCAGCCGGTACGTCTCCCCCGTCTTCCGGCTCAGCCAATCGCAATACGCCACCGCATCCTTCCAGCTCACCAGCACCACCGGCTGACGGTCCTCCAAGGCCCAGCCCGGATTCCGCCACGACGCGCCCTTCGTGTCCTCATACGAACCGGTCTCCAGATTGGCGGTAAATCCCGAGCCGCCTTTCTCAGCGTCCGTCTGATATCTTGTCGCGTCCGCGAAGGCCCGGAACTCCCCCACCGTCACCTCCTTCGTTGCCAGCCAGAATCCCCGAGTCAGCGTCACCGTATGCCGCGGGTGCTCGCGTTCGTGAGACTCCTTCCATTCCGCCTCGCCGCCGTATGTCGCGATGACCCGCTCAGGGCTCAGCTTCGAGCCCATCTCGAAGGTCCCCGGCGGTATCCACGCAAACTCGCCGCCCTCAAACACCCGCACCTCACCCGGCTCCGGCTCCTTCGGCGGAGGGGGCGGGGGCGTCATCACCACCGGAGGGCGAGGTGCTTGCGTGCCGGGACCGGTGGCGTACGGCCGCGCGAGTATGATGTCCCCCGAAACGCGGCTGTGTTCCCAAGGGTTCTGCTCCCAGCCCTTCGAGGCCGCCCACAGCCGCGTGTGGTCCCACGTGAAGTTGCTCAGTTCCTTCGCGCCGATGAGACCGTCGCCGTTCGCGTCCGCCGCGCCGCCCAGACCTTCCAGCAGAAAATGCGTGAACGCGCCGTGGCCCGTGTCGGCCATCTCGCGCGAAACCTCCTCCGGCCCGCACGAGGCCAGCACCACCATCCCTCGCGAAGCCTGCTCGAACTGCGCGCCCACGGCCTGCGTCATCTTGTTCACCGCGCGGCCCGCGCCGCTGTGGCACGCGTCCAGGACCAGCACCTTGCGCTGCGCGGGCGACTGCTCGATGACCTCACGCAGGCGTTCGAAAGGGATGGCCGTGTCCTGGAGCAGGCTTGTAGAGGCGTCCGATGGCAAGAGGTACAACTGGTCCTTTTCCGTCGTGCCGTGGCCCGCGAAATACACCAGCACGGTATCGGAAGCGCCCGCGAGGTTCACGTAGGAGTTGAGGAACTTGAGTATGTTCGCGCGCGTCGGCTTGCGCTCGTCGGGCTGGTTATCGGCCAGTAGGGCCGTGCGGGCGGCCTCGAAACCGGACGGCGCGCCGGTCAGCGCCTGATGCACGGCGGCGGCGTCCGCCACGGCATATTCCAGGTTGCCGATGCCGGTGTCGTCGTAGCGGTTGACGCCAATCACCACGGCGTATTTCTGGCCGGCCCCCTCCGCCGCGGCCGGCGGGGCCTCAGCGCCGCCGGAACCGCGTTCCGCCGCGAATACAGGCGCGGCCACCGCACCCAAGACCAGTACCAGCGTTAAAACCGCATTCCGCGATGCTGAAGACATCGTGCACCCCTCCAAATACGCCTTTAGCATACCATGCCGCCTTGGCGCAGGACATCACCCGTGCTTGTAGCCGTTCCTGCTGCCGAGAGGCCGGCGGCGCTGGCCTTGGGGCAGGTTCTACGCATAGCGAGAGCCCCGTCAGTCCGTCTGCAGCAGCGGCGTTAGAGGCGCAGCCTTGATTCCGGCCGTTTGGTCCGTAGATGTACCCTGACATGATGTGCGATAACCAAGCGTTATCGGCGCGACCGCGGGGCCGTTCCGGAGCCCGGTCGATGCAGAAGAATCAATGAAACCGGGCCTGGAATGCGCCCGGGCCGCGCGCGCCCGCAACACACTTGAAAGCTATGCCGCGGACGTGAAAGACTCTCCCGGCTGGGCTGTGCAGACGGGCGCAGCGGCAGTCCCGCATCACCGATTGCCTCAACCGCGATGCGTTTGCCCGCTGCGACCGCAGCATGCGCGGTCCTGGCCCGCGCGTCGACCTGGGGTCAAGAACGGTGACAAAACAGTGACATGACGGTTTTGTGTTTTCCCGCGCTCCCCCCCCGAAAGTGCGCGAATTGCATTGCGCCACCGTGTGTCCCGTACTCGAACCTGGCCATCCGGCACCAACCCGCTCGCGACACGATTTCCGCATCTTCGTGACCCTGCGGACGTCGCATTGGAGTCGCAGTGTCATCGGATGTGGCATGTTGACAACTTCCGGCAAGCGGGGAGGTACGCCGGACAACTCCAGGAGGCTGCATGACATGGCACGCGAGGCGTCGGGGAGTGGAAACTCGGATACCTGAAGCCGATACTGGCGCCGGTGCTGGTGTTTGATGACTTCTTTGACTTCCTTGGCGGCACGCATCGTCCCTCTGCGCGGCGATATCCCCCGCGTTTGTTCGCGGTCCCCGTAATCACCCGAAGCCGAATGCGGGATTAGAGCAGTGACGCCCCCGTCCCGGTGCATCGGCTGTATCCCCTCTCCCTGGAAGTGGTGCATGGCCCGTGATTTTGGGCTTTGACAGGTGTCGGTTTTGTGCACACGCGGGGAAGGAAAAACAGCCTCTCAAAGGACTTGAGATCCTTCATGATAACATTCTATTATCATGAACGATGCCCCGGACGGGGGCCAGTACCCCCCCTCCGGCGTTCGGGGAGTGTGCACTTTTGAAAACGGTCGATTCGGGGACGGAATTAGCCCTTGAGGCAGAGCGTTGGGGCCGCCAGCTGGACGCCGAGGCGAGGGCTCTGGCGCGCGCGGCGCGGGCGCAAAACACGGAGCGCGCATACGCGGCGGACCTGCGCGGCTTCGAGCTTTTTTGCCAGCTCACGAAGACGTTCCGGGAGCCCCCGGAGCCGATGACGGTGGCGCGGTATCTGACGTGGCTGGCGGAGTACCAGCGCCGCAAGCCGGCGACCGTCCGGCGGTGCCTGGCGGGTCTGTGCCGGGCCTGGGACGACCGGTACGGCCGGTGTCACGCGGGCCGTGACCCGCTGGTGCGGCGGGTGCTGGAGGGGGTTCTGCGCACGCATGCGGCGGGGGTGGCTCAGGGACGTGCGCTGACGGTGGCGGAGGTGCGGCAATTGTCGCGGGCGTGCGACGTGCGGTTGCACTCCGGGCGGCGGGACCGGGCGCTGCTGCTGGTGGGTTTCTCGGGGGGCTTCCGGCGCTCGGAGCTGGCGGCGCTGGATGTGGAGAATGTGCAGTATTTGCAGGGTTGTTTGCGGGTTTATCTGCCGCGTTCGAAGACGGACCCGCGGGGTGCGGGACACTGGCGAAGCCTGCGGCGCGGCCGGAGCGCCGTGACGTGCCCGGTGCGCGCGGTGCAGGCGTGGGTGGAAGGCGCGGGTCTGACGTCGGGCCCTTTGTTCCGGGGCGTGGACCGTTGGGGTCATGTGCTGGGCCGGCGGATGCATCCGGACACGGTGTGGTATCTGTTGCGGCGGCTGTCTGCGCGTGCGGGTCTGGAGTCGAGAGTATCGCCGCACAGCCTGCGCGCGGGATTCGTGACGGCGGCGACGAGCCGTGGCGTGCAGGCGCTGGAGGTGATGCGTGTGACGAGCCACAGGGCGGTGCAGTCGGTGGCGCGGTACGACCGCGGAGACGGGGCCGCGGCTCCGCCTGACTTGGGGCTCTGAACGATGAAAAAAAAGTGCTGCAGAAACTGGTCGCCAAGAGACCGGGAACAGACTGCCAGGGAGGCGCGAAACGCATGCACATTCCCCCCGAAAAGCGTAGACAAGTGACTACGCATTGCACAACAGAACCTGAAGCCGCGTCTGCGCGGCCCAAGCGGCCGGTTCGGCTGACTGGCGCGCAGCTGGCGTTTGTGGGCGCATACAAGGGCAACGCAAGCGCCGCGGCGCGGGCGGTTGGGCTGCACCCACAATACGGCCGCAAGCTGGTCCGCAGACCGGAAATCCGGGAGGCTATCCAGAGACTGGCGGCGGAACAGAAGATGAGGCAGGAGTTGACGCCGGGAGAGTTGGTCACGCTATGGACCGAGATAGCGCGAGACCCCAACGT of Candidatus Hydrogenedentota bacterium contains these proteins:
- a CDS encoding SUMF1/EgtB/PvdO family nonheme iron enzyme → MSSASRNAVLTLVLVLGAVAAPVFAAERGSGGAEAPPAAAEGAGQKYAVVIGVNRYDDTGIGNLEYAVADAAAVHQALTGAPSGFEAARTALLADNQPDERKPTRANILKFLNSYVNLAGASDTVLVYFAGHGTTEKDQLYLLPSDASTSLLQDTAIPFERLREVIEQSPAQRKVLVLDACHSGAGRAVNKMTQAVGAQFEQASRGMVVLASCGPEEVSREMADTGHGAFTHFLLEGLGGAADANGDGLIGAKELSNFTWDHTRLWAASKGWEQNPWEHSRVSGDIILARPYATGPGTQAPRPPVVMTPPPPPPKEPEPGEVRVFEGGEFAWIPPGTFEMGSKLSPERVIATYGGEAEWKESHEREHPRHTVTLTRGFWLATKEVTVGEFRAFADATRYQTDAEKGGSGFTANLETGSYEDTKGASWRNPGWALEDRQPVVLVSWKDAVAYCDWLSRKTGETYRLPTEAQWEYACRAGTDTEFWWGDRMEDGRGCLNGADETKLPDGGQLKYRFPFSDGYWNVSPVGSFKANRWGLYDMHGNVWEWCSDWFGDYASGSVTDPSGPASGELRVVRGGSWSTYPGGCRSARRNGHAPALRVALLGVRLSRTP
- a CDS encoding tyrosine-type recombinase/integrase, with the protein product MKTVDSGTELALEAERWGRQLDAEARALARAARAQNTERAYAADLRGFELFCQLTKTFREPPEPMTVARYLTWLAEYQRRKPATVRRCLAGLCRAWDDRYGRCHAGRDPLVRRVLEGVLRTHAAGVAQGRALTVAEVRQLSRACDVRLHSGRRDRALLLVGFSGGFRRSELAALDVENVQYLQGCLRVYLPRSKTDPRGAGHWRSLRRGRSAVTCPVRAVQAWVEGAGLTSGPLFRGVDRWGHVLGRRMHPDTVWYLLRRLSARAGLESRVSPHSLRAGFVTAATSRGVQALEVMRVTSHRAVQSVARYDRGDGAAAPPDLGL
- a CDS encoding terminase small subunit; amino-acid sequence: MHIPPEKRRQVTTHCTTEPEAASARPKRPVRLTGAQLAFVGAYKGNASAAARAVGLHPQYGRKLVRRPEIREAIQRLAAEQKMRQELTPGELVTLWTEIARDPNVPINQRIRATRLLLRVPEGRRAKALAEMPEEDFSGASPRDSLRLLQIFGQGARQAAGPAPAAGAAGRGKRKGLRRERAKET